In Selenomonas sp. TAMA-11512, a genomic segment contains:
- a CDS encoding ribonuclease HII, whose amino-acid sequence MDLTKLDELTIKEISVLYAQLAPKEQDQLMLLVAEDARQGVRRLANSWKREKAERARLMNLYAYEKAAMAEGAQYIAGVDEAGRGPLAGPVVAAAVILPYGLQLPKLNDSKKLSEKTREELYSEIREKAIAVQTAIIDAVTIDRVNIYQATMNGMYDAIFALQPVPDTVLIDAVELKHLTMPSKSIIKGDAKSASIAAASVIAKVTRDRMMTVYDAAYPRYGFAQHKGYGTAQHIEAIQKLGVTPIHRRSFEPIRSMGLH is encoded by the coding sequence ATGGATTTAACAAAGTTAGATGAATTGACGATAAAAGAGATAAGTGTTTTGTATGCGCAGCTTGCGCCGAAAGAACAAGATCAGTTGATGCTGCTCGTTGCAGAAGATGCCAGGCAGGGCGTGCGCCGCTTGGCGAACAGCTGGAAGAGAGAGAAGGCGGAGCGCGCGCGATTAATGAATCTCTATGCCTATGAAAAAGCGGCCATGGCAGAGGGAGCCCAGTATATTGCCGGGGTCGACGAGGCCGGGCGCGGCCCTCTGGCAGGACCTGTTGTCGCTGCAGCCGTTATCCTGCCGTACGGTCTGCAGCTGCCGAAGCTGAATGATTCGAAAAAGCTGTCGGAAAAGACGCGCGAGGAACTCTACAGTGAAATCCGGGAGAAGGCAATCGCCGTGCAGACAGCGATCATAGACGCCGTTACCATCGATCGCGTCAACATCTATCAAGCGACGATGAATGGGATGTACGATGCGATTTTTGCGCTTCAGCCCGTGCCGGATACTGTGCTGATTGATGCCGTCGAGCTGAAGCATCTGACGATGCCCTCCAAATCCATCATCAAGGGTGATGCCAAATCCGCTTCGATAGCAGCGGCATCCGTTATTGCGAAGGTCACGCGTGACCGCATGATGACGGTCTATGATGCTGCGTATCCCAGATATGGATTTGCACAGCATAAGGGGTATGGTACAGCGCAGCACATCGAGGCAATTCAAAAACTGGGTGTGACACCCATACATCGAAGAAGCTTTGAACCCA
- the ylqF gene encoding ribosome biogenesis GTPase YlqF, which translates to MPRAIKKGKEKTGEKKADTVRGEKPEPIIQWFPGHMKKARELIEENLKLVDVVVELLDARIPMASANPMLREIIRGLPRIIVLNKSDLADPRITKRWVEHFTRRGMAAIAIDAVTGKGVKGLLSLIADKARAQTERLVKKGAAPRKARVMILGIPNVGKSSLINRLAGGAKAKTADRPGVTRAKQWIRIGKDVDLLDTPGILWPRFEDMEVGLKLSFMGSINDEIYDREKTTTLLLDVLRREYPQAIMERFKLEELPADALELKELIGKKRGCLLKGGIVDMEKVERIILAEFRMGKFGTISLEVPPEDEDTAET; encoded by the coding sequence ATGCCAAGGGCTATAAAAAAGGGTAAGGAGAAAACGGGAGAGAAAAAGGCGGACACGGTAAGAGGAGAGAAGCCGGAACCCATCATCCAATGGTTCCCGGGGCACATGAAGAAGGCGCGAGAGCTGATCGAGGAAAATCTAAAGCTTGTTGATGTCGTTGTAGAGCTCCTCGATGCACGGATACCGATGGCGAGTGCAAATCCGATGCTCCGTGAGATCATCCGGGGATTGCCTCGAATCATTGTATTAAACAAGAGCGATTTGGCAGATCCACGGATAACGAAACGATGGGTAGAGCATTTCACCCGGCGGGGGATGGCGGCAATCGCTATAGATGCCGTGACAGGCAAGGGCGTAAAAGGGCTGTTGTCCCTGATTGCCGATAAAGCAAGGGCGCAGACGGAGCGTCTCGTAAAGAAGGGCGCTGCACCCAGGAAGGCGCGTGTCATGATCCTGGGGATCCCGAATGTGGGAAAGTCGTCGCTCATCAATCGTCTTGCCGGCGGCGCCAAGGCAAAGACGGCAGATCGACCCGGGGTAACACGTGCAAAGCAGTGGATCCGCATCGGAAAGGATGTGGATCTCCTGGATACACCGGGAATTCTATGGCCCAGGTTCGAGGATATGGAAGTAGGACTGAAGCTGTCCTTCATGGGTTCTATCAATGATGAAATATACGATCGAGAGAAGACGACAACCCTCTTATTGGATGTCTTGCGTCGGGAGTATCCGCAGGCAATCATGGAGCGATTCAAACTGGAAGAACTGCCCGCAGATGCACTTGAGCTCAAGGAGCTTATCGGAAAAAAACGCGGATGCTTGCTAAAGGGCGGAATCGTGGATATGGAGAAAGTCGAGCGAATTATTCTGGCGGAGTTTCGCATGGGAAAATTCGGCACGATCAGTCTCGAAGTGCCGCCGGAAGATGAGGATACAGCCGAGACGTGA